A genomic window from Purpureocillium takamizusanense chromosome 2, complete sequence includes:
- a CDS encoding uncharacterized protein (COG:S~EggNog:ENOG503NXTN) — protein sequence MTRKYLERKTVSLDCDTIYWNDILGQVRDMPTRQGGCFYFKDNGDKPIYSYIKTEDRDGLQSIIDIQEKKAISNKANSGAYVFRTAQELKSYAEENLDVPGINSQDVGEYFTSQLIAHMIQDGVPYVGLPIQKQDMSCVGTPEQLQDFLRRVKSDECKHPLALKKRRFCFDLDLTLVGVPAVSGDYSTCPPIEKNIRLVKQLYNAGHHIIIHTARRMRTHNGNVGSVIADVGPVTFTQLATYGIPFHEVYFGKPYADVYIDDLAVNANLDTTREIGWFDRQDDMPPNHMDMTQQSSDHTNGHANGRTNSHKKAGMVAARDFNTIQVIDDKVIKSTKSEQILGEMWFYLHMPPEIASIIPKIHGMEFFAETGTFTITMDNCRGRTFSHMLVGRSITKGRFLSFLKGLYAFHTAKRVDEPSNVDTPPSLQALLEKQSHHRGDQPVNIYANYGDKLRHRYERHRACYDALGPLAGSLFSRIHEFLDTYEAEGKGVHADVIHGDPVFSNAILSPDDSVVTFIDVRGQVGDVLTSEGDVHYDLAKVLQSLCGYDHILFRSDNGHDLAEYVRGDKPLLDEADDRLLCDLREYFFDFVKETYSMHLHRKTLLRITASLIFSLIPLHRPELGAVFLKLCKETLDRANHMVGHMSTGPNTST from the exons ATGACACGGAAGTACCTCGAGCGGAAGACGGTGTCTCTCGACTGCGACACCATATACTGGAACGATATTTTGGGACAGGTCCGGGACATGCCCACGCGCCAGGGCGGGTGCTTCTACTTCAAGGACAACGGCGACAAGCCCATTTACTCTTACATAAAAACAGAAGACAG GGACGGCCTGCAATCAATCATCGATATTCAAGAGAAAAAGGCCATCTCCAACAAAGCCAATTCAGGGGCTTACGTGTTTCGAACCGCCCAAGAACTCAAGTCGTATGCCGAAGAAAACCTCGATGTCCCTGGCATCAACTCGCAAGATGTGGGAGAATACTTCACCTCCCAGCTGATTGCTCACATGATTCAAGATGGTGTCCCGTACGTGGGTTTGCCGATCCAGAAGCAGGACATGTCCTGCGTGGGGACTCCGGAGCAGCTACAGGACTTTCTGCGGCGCGTCAAAAGCGACGAATGCAAGCATCCGCTGGCCTTGAAGAAAAGGCGCTTCTGTTTTGACTTGGACCTCACGCTCGTCGGGGTACCGGCGGTGTCGGGGGACTATTCTACGTGCCCCCCGATAGAGAAGAACATTCGCCTGGTGAAGCAGCTCTATAACGCTGGTCACCACATCATCATT CATACTGCGCGCAGAATGCGAACGCATAATGGTAACGTGGGCTCGGTCATTGCCGATGTCGGGCCCGTTACATTTACCCAGTTGGCCACGTACGGGATCCCTTTCCACGAGGTGTACTTTGGCAAACCGTACGCCGATGTTTACATCGATGACTTGGCCGTCAACGCGAACCTCGACACGACACGAGAGATTGGCTGGTTCGACCGGCAGGACGACATGCCTCCAAACCATATGGACATGACGCAGCAGTCGAGTGACCATACAAACGGTCATGCCAACGGACGCACAAACAGCCACAAGAAAGCTGGCATGGTTGCCGCACGCGACTTCAATACAATTCAGGTCATTGACGACAAGGTCATCAAGTCGACCAAGTCGGAGCAGATCTTGGGCGAGATGTGGTTTTACCTGCACATGCCGCCCGAGATTGCCAGCATCATCCCTAAAATCCACGGCATGGAGTTCTTTGCCGAGACGGGAACATTCACCATCACCATGGACAACTGCAGAGGCCGAACCTTTTCGCACATGCTTGTTGGCCGTTCCATCACCAAGGGCCGCTTTCTCTCCTTCCTAAAGGGACTTTATGCCTTTCACACAGCCAAGAGAGTCGACGAACCTAGTAATGTCGACACCCCTCCGTCGCTTCAAGCTCTGCTGGAGAAGCAGTCGCATCACCGGGGCGACCAACCGGTCAATATCTACGCCAACTATGGCGACAAGCTTCGCCACAGGTACGAACGGCATCGTGCTTGCTACGACGCGCTGGGGCCTCTTGCAGGGTCACTGTTCAGCCGCATTCACGAGTTCTTGGACACGTACGAGGCAGAGGGAAAGGGCGTGCATGCCGATGTCATCCACGGTGATCCCGTCTTTAGCAATGCCATCCTGTCCCCGGACGACAGCGTCGTCACGTTCATCGACGTGCGGGGGCAAGTCGGCGATGTGCTCACCAGCGAAGGCGACGTACACTACGACCTCGCCAAAGTTCTCCAGTCGCTGTGCGGCTATGACCACATCCTGTTCCGAAGCGACAATGGCCACGACTTGGCAGAGTACGTGCGCGGGGACAAGCCGctcctggacgaggcggacgacCGGCTCCTGTGCGACCTACGCGAGTACTTTTTCGATTTTGTGAAGGAAACCTACTCGATGCACCTGCATAGGAAGACGCTCCTTCGCATCACCGCTTCTCTTATCTTCAGTCTGATCCCTCTGCACAGACCGGAGCTCGGCGCAGTCTTCCTGAAGCTCTGCAAGGAAACTCTGGATAGGGCGAACCACATGGTGGGCCACATGTCAACGGGCCCAAACACCTCAACATAG
- a CDS encoding uncharacterized protein (EggNog:ENOG503P7VN), giving the protein MDELDRVAARHFRDTRAATTSVSGRGLALLYALVSRLAGPPLRQAVLVVDLDGRFDATRLTCAEDDMRHVYVQRPARSGSAATGPGMERHLRAVIADAGAFMLYDDAAWASRWRQWWGTLVVGGGGGGGGGYGTGYGGPGAAGDVVTGWRGWLRVDREEVPAFALGMSADEALAQRRARQDAVDAAGWAASSPWGGFVFHE; this is encoded by the coding sequence atggacgagctcgaccgcgtcgcggcgcggcacttCCGCGacacgcgggcggcgacgacctccGTCTCGGGCCgtggcctcgcgctgctctACGCGCTCGTCTCGCGGCTCGCGGGCCCGCCGCTTCGCcaggccgtcctcgtcgtcgaccttgacgggCGCTTCGACGCCACGCGGCTGACgtgcgccgaggacgacatgcGTCACGTCTACGTGCAGCGACCGgcgcgcagcggcagcgccgccacggggccGGGCATGGAGCGGCACCTGCGGGCGGTCAttgccgacgcgggcgccttcATGCTCTATGACgacgcggcgtgggcgagtcGCTGGCGGCAGTGGTGGGGGAcgctcgtcgtgggcggcggcggcggcggaggagggggataTGGAACGGGATACGGAGGGCCCGGAGCGGCGGGAGACGTCGTGACGGGTTGGAGGGGCTGGCTGCGCGTCGACCGCGAAGAGGTGCCTGCCTTTGCGCTCGGCatgagcgccgacgaggccctcgctcagaggcgggcgcggcaggacgccgtcgatgcggccggttgggcggccagctcgccgtggGGTGGCTTCGTCTTTCACGAGTGA
- a CDS encoding uncharacterized protein (COG:S~EggNog:ENOG503P8NI) codes for MTPPCHSFPASELPSKVQLDARGRRRKPSAAAVDDVTTTTNGSSSSTSTNRRTGRIDLAACELLRMLQYKCEVQRPHARDSPVQCYAVERLFRRCHDRNGPFTVETTAWEGKTPTPLPPPPPSSPSQQQNTSIRDSGQSNESNKPPSSKPYQWSSSWLDADVAP; via the exons atgacgccgccgtgccacTCGTTCCCAGCCTCGGAGCTCCCCTCCAAGGTGCAGCTTgacgcgcgcggccgccgtcgcaagccctccgccgctgccgtcgacgatgtcaccaccaccaccaacggtagcagcagcagtaccagTACCAATAGACGGACCGGCAGgatcgacctcgccgcctgcgagcTCCTCCGGATGCTGCAGTACAAGTGCGAGGTGCAgcgcccgcacgcgcgcgacAGCCCCGTGCAGTGCTATGCCGTGGAGCGGCTCTTCCGGAG GTGCCATGACAGAAACGGCCCCTTCACCGTCGAGACGACCGCCTGGGAGGGCAAGACTCCCACGCCGCTACCGCCACCCCCACCATCTTCACCATCCCAGCAGCAAAACACAAGTATTCGTGACAGTGGGCAAAGCAATGAATCCAACAAGCCTCCCTCCAGCAAGCCGTATCAGTGGTCGTCGAGTTGGCTCGACGCGGATGTAGCGCCTtga
- a CDS encoding uncharacterized protein (COG:S~EggNog:ENOG503NXTN), which produces MSVHQPLNVIIPIGGIGSRFSDRGYRYPKPLINIVGRPMLLWLLDCLTLEPDDVVWIAVSEEVDEEFLIGQLVAKHLKGVVEHHVLRLRHPTKGASETLYIVCQSMTRKYLERKTVSLDCDTIYWNDILGQVRDMPTRQGGCFYFKDNGDKPIYSYIKTEDRDGLQSIIDIQEKKAISNKANSGAYVFRTAQELKSYAEENLDVPGINSQDVGEYFTSQLIAHMIQDGVPYVGLPIQKQDMSCVGTPEQLQDFLRRVKSDECKHPLALKKRRFCFDLDLTLVGVPAVSGDYSTCPPIEKNIRLVKQLYNAGHHIIIHTARRMRTHNGNVGSVIADVGPVTFTQLATYGIPFHEVYFGKPYADVYIDDLAVNANLDTTREIGWFDRQDDMPPNHMDMTQQSSDHTNGHANGRTNSHKKAGMVAARDFNTIQVIDDKVIKSTKSEQILGEMWFYLHMPPEIASIIPKIHGMEFFAETGTFTITMDNCRGRTFSHMLVGRSITKGRFLSFLKGLYAFHTAKRVDEPSNVDTPPSLQALLEKQSHHRGDQPVNIYANYGDKLRHRYERHRACYDALGPLAGSLFSRIHEFLDTYEAEGKGVHADVIHGDPVFSNAILSPDDSVVTFIDVRGQVGDVLTSEGDVHYDLAKVLQSLCGYDHILFRSDNGHDLAEYVRGDKPLLDEADDRLLCDLREYFFDFVKETYSMHLHRKTLLRITASLIFSLIPLHRPELGAVFLKLCKETLDRANHMVGHMSTGPNTST; this is translated from the exons ATGTCTGTCCACCAGCCTCTTAACGTTATCATTCCGATCGGCGGTATCGGATCTCGCTTTTCCGATCGAGGCTACCGCTACCCCAAGCCGCTCATCAACATCGTCGGGCGTCCGATGCTGCTGTGGCTCCTCGACTGCCTGACACTCGAGCCCGATGATGTCGTTTGGATCGCAGTAAGCGAagaggtggacgaggagtTCCTCATTGGGCAGCTCGTAGCCAAACACCTcaaaggcgtcgtcgagcaccaTGTCTTGCGACTGCGGCACCCGACCAAGGGTGCCAGTGAGACG CTCTACATTGTTTGCCAGAGTATGACACGGAAGTACCTCGAGCGGAAGACGGTGTCTCTCGACTGCGACACCATATACTGGAACGATATTTTGGGACAGGTCCGGGACATGCCCACGCGCCAGGGCGGGTGCTTCTACTTCAAGGACAACGGCGACAAGCCCATTTACTCTTACATAAAAACAGAAGACAG GGACGGCCTGCAATCAATCATCGATATTCAAGAGAAAAAGGCCATCTCCAACAAAGCCAATTCAGGGGCTTACGTGTTTCGAACCGCCCAAGAACTCAAGTCGTATGCCGAAGAAAACCTCGATGTCCCTGGCATCAACTCGCAAGATGTGGGAGAATACTTCACCTCCCAGCTGATTGCTCACATGATTCAAGATGGTGTCCCGTACGTGGGTTTGCCGATCCAGAAGCAGGACATGTCCTGCGTGGGGACTCCGGAGCAGCTACAGGACTTTCTGCGGCGCGTCAAAAGCGACGAATGCAAGCATCCGCTGGCCTTGAAGAAAAGGCGCTTCTGTTTTGACTTGGACCTCACGCTCGTCGGGGTACCGGCGGTGTCGGGGGACTATTCTACGTGCCCCCCGATAGAGAAGAACATTCGCCTGGTGAAGCAGCTCTATAACGCTGGTCACCACATCATCATT CATACTGCGCGCAGAATGCGAACGCATAATGGTAACGTGGGCTCGGTCATTGCCGATGTCGGGCCCGTTACATTTACCCAGTTGGCCACGTACGGGATCCCTTTCCACGAGGTGTACTTTGGCAAACCGTACGCCGATGTTTACATCGATGACTTGGCCGTCAACGCGAACCTCGACACGACACGAGAGATTGGCTGGTTCGACCGGCAGGACGACATGCCTCCAAACCATATGGACATGACGCAGCAGTCGAGTGACCATACAAACGGTCATGCCAACGGACGCACAAACAGCCACAAGAAAGCTGGCATGGTTGCCGCACGCGACTTCAATACAATTCAGGTCATTGACGACAAGGTCATCAAGTCGACCAAGTCGGAGCAGATCTTGGGCGAGATGTGGTTTTACCTGCACATGCCGCCCGAGATTGCCAGCATCATCCCTAAAATCCACGGCATGGAGTTCTTTGCCGAGACGGGAACATTCACCATCACCATGGACAACTGCAGAGGCCGAACCTTTTCGCACATGCTTGTTGGCCGTTCCATCACCAAGGGCCGCTTTCTCTCCTTCCTAAAGGGACTTTATGCCTTTCACACAGCCAAGAGAGTCGACGAACCTAGTAATGTCGACACCCCTCCGTCGCTTCAAGCTCTGCTGGAGAAGCAGTCGCATCACCGGGGCGACCAACCGGTCAATATCTACGCCAACTATGGCGACAAGCTTCGCCACAGGTACGAACGGCATCGTGCTTGCTACGACGCGCTGGGGCCTCTTGCAGGGTCACTGTTCAGCCGCATTCACGAGTTCTTGGACACGTACGAGGCAGAGGGAAAGGGCGTGCATGCCGATGTCATCCACGGTGATCCCGTCTTTAGCAATGCCATCCTGTCCCCGGACGACAGCGTCGTCACGTTCATCGACGTGCGGGGGCAAGTCGGCGATGTGCTCACCAGCGAAGGCGACGTACACTACGACCTCGCCAAAGTTCTCCAGTCGCTGTGCGGCTATGACCACATCCTGTTCCGAAGCGACAATGGCCACGACTTGGCAGAGTACGTGCGCGGGGACAAGCCGctcctggacgaggcggacgacCGGCTCCTGTGCGACCTACGCGAGTACTTTTTCGATTTTGTGAAGGAAACCTACTCGATGCACCTGCATAGGAAGACGCTCCTTCGCATCACCGCTTCTCTTATCTTCAGTCTGATCCCTCTGCACAGACCGGAGCTCGGCGCAGTCTTCCTGAAGCTCTGCAAGGAAACTCTGGATAGGGCGAACCACATGGTGGGCCACATGTCAACGGGCCCAAACACCTCAACATAG
- the COX17_2 gene encoding Cytochrome c oxidase copper chaperone (EggNog:ENOG503Q1AT~COG:C~TransMembrane:1 (i14-34o)), producing MAIKPITGILRRRLVLDLAIGLGTGFAMANWFWYGYHVPRTNLRDAFYNKLEEQRASKQTE from the exons ATGGCCATTAAGCCCATCACTGGA ATTCTGCGACGACGCTTGGTCCTGGACCTTGCGATTGGCCTAG GTACCggcttcgccatggccaactGGTTCTG GTACGGCTACCACGTGCCCCGAACCAACCTCCGCGACGCCTTCTACAacaagctcgaggagcagcgcgccaGCAAGCAGACCGAGTAA
- a CDS encoding uncharacterized protein (COG:S~EggNog:ENOG503NXTN): MIQDGVPYVGLPIQKQDMSCVGTPEQLQDFLRRVKSDECKHPLALKKRRFCFDLDLTLVGVPAVSGDYSTCPPIEKNIRLVKQLYNAGHHIIIHTARRMRTHNGNVGSVIADVGPVTFTQLATYGIPFHEVYFGKPYADVYIDDLAVNANLDTTREIGWFDRQDDMPPNHMDMTQQSSDHTNGHANGRTNSHKKAGMVAARDFNTIQVIDDKVIKSTKSEQILGEMWFYLHMPPEIASIIPKIHGMEFFAETGTFTITMDNCRGRTFSHMLVGRSITKGRFLSFLKGLYAFHTAKRVDEPSNVDTPPSLQALLEKQSHHRGDQPVNIYANYGDKLRHRYERHRACYDALGPLAGSLFSRIHEFLDTYEAEGKGVHADVIHGDPVFSNAILSPDDSVVTFIDVRGQVGDVLTSEGDVHYDLAKVLQSLCGYDHILFRSDNGHDLAEYVRGDKPLLDEADDRLLCDLREYFFDFVKETYSMHLHRKTLLRITASLIFSLIPLHRPELGAVFLKLCKETLDRANHMVGHMSTGPNTST, encoded by the exons ATGATTCAAGATGGTGTCCCGTACGTGGGTTTGCCGATCCAGAAGCAGGACATGTCCTGCGTGGGGACTCCGGAGCAGCTACAGGACTTTCTGCGGCGCGTCAAAAGCGACGAATGCAAGCATCCGCTGGCCTTGAAGAAAAGGCGCTTCTGTTTTGACTTGGACCTCACGCTCGTCGGGGTACCGGCGGTGTCGGGGGACTATTCTACGTGCCCCCCGATAGAGAAGAACATTCGCCTGGTGAAGCAGCTCTATAACGCTGGTCACCACATCATCATT CATACTGCGCGCAGAATGCGAACGCATAATGGTAACGTGGGCTCGGTCATTGCCGATGTCGGGCCCGTTACATTTACCCAGTTGGCCACGTACGGGATCCCTTTCCACGAGGTGTACTTTGGCAAACCGTACGCCGATGTTTACATCGATGACTTGGCCGTCAACGCGAACCTCGACACGACACGAGAGATTGGCTGGTTCGACCGGCAGGACGACATGCCTCCAAACCATATGGACATGACGCAGCAGTCGAGTGACCATACAAACGGTCATGCCAACGGACGCACAAACAGCCACAAGAAAGCTGGCATGGTTGCCGCACGCGACTTCAATACAATTCAGGTCATTGACGACAAGGTCATCAAGTCGACCAAGTCGGAGCAGATCTTGGGCGAGATGTGGTTTTACCTGCACATGCCGCCCGAGATTGCCAGCATCATCCCTAAAATCCACGGCATGGAGTTCTTTGCCGAGACGGGAACATTCACCATCACCATGGACAACTGCAGAGGCCGAACCTTTTCGCACATGCTTGTTGGCCGTTCCATCACCAAGGGCCGCTTTCTCTCCTTCCTAAAGGGACTTTATGCCTTTCACACAGCCAAGAGAGTCGACGAACCTAGTAATGTCGACACCCCTCCGTCGCTTCAAGCTCTGCTGGAGAAGCAGTCGCATCACCGGGGCGACCAACCGGTCAATATCTACGCCAACTATGGCGACAAGCTTCGCCACAGGTACGAACGGCATCGTGCTTGCTACGACGCGCTGGGGCCTCTTGCAGGGTCACTGTTCAGCCGCATTCACGAGTTCTTGGACACGTACGAGGCAGAGGGAAAGGGCGTGCATGCCGATGTCATCCACGGTGATCCCGTCTTTAGCAATGCCATCCTGTCCCCGGACGACAGCGTCGTCACGTTCATCGACGTGCGGGGGCAAGTCGGCGATGTGCTCACCAGCGAAGGCGACGTACACTACGACCTCGCCAAAGTTCTCCAGTCGCTGTGCGGCTATGACCACATCCTGTTCCGAAGCGACAATGGCCACGACTTGGCAGAGTACGTGCGCGGGGACAAGCCGctcctggacgaggcggacgacCGGCTCCTGTGCGACCTACGCGAGTACTTTTTCGATTTTGTGAAGGAAACCTACTCGATGCACCTGCATAGGAAGACGCTCCTTCGCATCACCGCTTCTCTTATCTTCAGTCTGATCCCTCTGCACAGACCGGAGCTCGGCGCAGTCTTCCTGAAGCTCTGCAAGGAAACTCTGGATAGGGCGAACCACATGGTGGGCCACATGTCAACGGGCCCAAACACCTCAACATAG
- a CDS encoding uncharacterized protein (COG:G~EggNog:ENOG503P0TP~TransMembrane:10 (o20-41i53-76o164-181i193-211o217-234i241-262o282-302i314-336o356-386i414-439o)), which produces MFSTAGLPTRLWSLIWPHGIPIQGVASTAGLIAIQVGIGIVMKAAQVSGSYSFSPSGSIVISEFLKLLLSSAFFWWEAEKRRESWPPSPSLLLEGGAGPRYSRLDDDDDASASENAVSGSSQPSLALDHHQLSDTSPGKGELVSRLRVFWRDLWSDLAQQKTEGIIVLALCYTLINNSVFLNYKMADPGTIQLSKSGGTVATAVIMVTCLGTKISKLQWIAIGIQLCGLILTQYKGDSKTLIMYPIGVYSILALQLALSASAGVYNQYLVKLNDCSLHVTNMILYATGAGINLVCHLLLRCVNAGEPGFLDGYNSFGAIMVVVSNVFIGLAITTVYKYADALIKCFANVVSTGILLYLSPVLFGIAFGDLVILGAGLTFLASWLYVSKPAMQSTNDTYRDPGRKNRVSTTLRELFAKCPVACLGILTFGTVILVVLLAIPEQTMPGLLHVSSTAARVSEVVASPEVVASPFQKTFAMVRWNSHLPERIPLVRKYDPFFRTVHLSIPELAKERPSSYLDWETDQADNTFTIYSAVARVMKMILSTEPLIEGLLYFHFDAWIDPLAWANMDRNQVWFLNSSMPLHRCMSSTNESDWWGLEKDFHLSSLKATEVVEQLDAGYKVQKGQWCIGWSDIYYIPRRFFVDYIRLADIFHEFDVFHEVAIPTMVQIINDTYSHGGASAKPAVYDFRDCWGSCCDDGASIENVTTARCGHRLNYLSEPLRTAFFDKLDGQAKMLGLPAPGYQQ; this is translated from the exons ATGTTCTCTACAGCCGGCCTCCCGACTCGGCTGTGGTCCCTGATATGGCCTCATGGCATTCCCATCCAGGGCGTGGCATCCACGGCCGGGCTTATAGCAATCCaggtcggcatcggcatcgtgATGAAAGCCGCGCAGGTCTCTGGGTCGTACTCCTTTTCCCCCTCAGGATCCATCGTCATATCTGAGTTCCTCAAGCTTCTCTTgtcctcggccttcttctggTGGGAGGCAGAGAAAAGGAGGGagtcatggccgccgtctccctcACTGTTATTAGAGGGAGGTGCCGGGCCTCGGTACTCGCGtttggacgacgacgatgacgcttCTGCCTCGGAAAATGCCGTCAGTGGAAGCAGTCAACCAAGTTTGGCGCTCGATCATCACCAACTCTCTGACACAAGTCCTGGCAAGGGCGAGCTGGTTTCTCGGCTGAGGGTTTTCTGGCGGGACCTGTGGAGTGACTTGGCCCAACAAAAGACGGAGGGCATCATTGTTCTGGCTCTGTGCTATACGTTAATCAATAACTCG GTGTTTCTCAATTACAAGATGGCGGACCCGGGCACCATACAGCTATCCAAGAGCGGTGGAACGGTTGCGACGGCCGTAATAATGGTAACCTGCCTTGGCACCAAGATTTCCAAACTTCAATGGATTGCCATTGGTATTCAG CTTTGTGGTTTGATTCTTACGCAGTATAAAGGCGACAGCAAGACTCTTATCATGTACCCTATCGGAGTATATTCGATTCTCGCCTTACAATTAGCCCTGAGCGCGTCAGCGGGCGTGTATAATCAATATCTCGTAAAGCTCAACGACTGCAGCTTACATGTCACCAACATGATTCTCTACGCGACCGGGGCGGGCATCAACCTGGTTTGCCACCTGCTTCTTCGCTGTGTCAATGCCGGCGAACCGGGTTTCCTCGACGGCTATAACAGCTTTGGCGccatcatggtggtggtcagCAATGTCTTCATTGGGTTGGCAATCACTACCGTGTACAAAT ACGCTGATGCACTCATCAAATGCTTCGCGAACGTCGTGTCCACCGGGATTCTGCTGTACCTCTCGCCAGTGCTCTTCGGCATCGCCttcggcgacctcgtcatATTGGGCGCCGGCCTCACGTTTTTGGCATCTTGGCTCTACGTCAGTAAGCCTGCGATGCAGAGTACGAACGATACCTATCGGGATCCTGGGCGAAAGAATAGAGTCTCTACAACGCTACGGGAGCTCTTTGCA AAATGTCCGGTGGCATGCCTCGGCATATTGACATTCGGAACGGTCATTCTGGTTGTGCTCCTGGCAATCCCGGAGCAGACGATGCCCGGCCTACTTCATGTTAGCAGCACAGCTGCACGTGTATCCGAAGTTGTCGCTTCACCCGAAGTTGTCGCTTCACCGTTTCAAAAGACATTTGCCATGGTTCGCTGGAACTCCCATCTGCCTGAGCGAATCCCACTCGTCAGAAAGTATGATCCTTTCTTCCGTACGGTGCACTTATCAATACCCGAATTGGCAAAGGAACGCCCGTCGAGCTATCTTGATTGGGAAACCGACCAGGCAGACAACACCTTTACGATATACAGTGCAGTCGCTCGTGTCATGAAGATGATCCTATCTACCGAGCCACTGATTGAAGGCCTTCTCTACTTTCACTTCGATGCCTGGATCGACCCGCTCGCCTGGGCCAACATGGACCGGAACCAAGTATGGTTTCTCAACTCGTCAATGCCGCTGCACAGATGTATGAGCAGCACCAATGAGTCGGATTGGTGGGGGCTTGAGAAGGACTTCCATCTGTCGTCTCTGAAAGCTACTGAAGTTGTAGAACAGCTGGACGCAGGATACAAGGTGCAAAAGGGCCAGTGGTGCATCGGCTGGAGCGACATCTACTACATCCCGCGACGGTTCTTTGTCGACTACATCCGGCTGGCCGACATCTTCCACGAGTTCGATGTGTTCCACGAGGTTGCCATTCCCACCATGGTCCAGATCATCAACGACACATATAGCCATGGGGGGGCCAGCGCCAAGCCGGCCGTATACGACTTTCGAGACTGCTGGGGGTCttgctgcgacgacggcgcctcgATTGAGAACGTCACGACGGCTCGCTGTGGCCACAGGCTGAACTACTTGTCTGAGCCGCTTCGGACAGCTTTCTTCGACAAGCTGGATGGGCAGGCCAAGATGCTCGgactgccggcgccggggtaTCAACAGTAA